A section of the Paenibacillus odorifer genome encodes:
- a CDS encoding ABC transporter permease subunit — protein sequence MNRLVMFELRKIMIPRVWISIAGSIALAIFCFVSFYPSGTDSLLVVNKEKPEAIATHLGSIQPDLALKYAPRLKEEYAEDSAWPKEEKMKRILEQHYAGTAYMADQFNRNLTELRERKVLLEKQEPGSYALRDVTKKLSMLEEGKPRGFYVTEDWDLLHIFFSSSPGVGDLLIGLILVFALAPLFSGEENYRMDALILSSRYGRLKIVAAKLLAGFIVTFSWVTLFYGICTLLACLPFGFVGWNAPLNSYFYFDETPYALTQLQGFALKYAVTLLAACGLLLLTALISALCRSSLSSLGLAAFVVILPLFSLPGMLGKIISFLPSGVMVSRSLIEKYVSYNIFGIPILHLPLSILSVIIIGILAIMLIPKAFERRLKI from the coding sequence ATGAACCGTCTGGTGATGTTTGAATTACGCAAAATTATGATTCCCAGAGTCTGGATTTCTATAGCTGGAAGTATTGCATTAGCAATTTTTTGTTTTGTTAGTTTCTACCCATCCGGTACGGATAGTCTATTGGTTGTAAACAAGGAAAAGCCTGAAGCTATTGCCACTCATCTAGGATCGATTCAACCAGATTTAGCTTTGAAATACGCACCTAGACTCAAAGAAGAATATGCTGAAGACAGCGCTTGGCCCAAAGAGGAGAAGATGAAACGAATTCTGGAGCAACACTATGCTGGTACAGCTTATATGGCAGATCAATTCAACAGAAATTTAACAGAGCTGAGAGAGCGGAAGGTTTTATTGGAGAAGCAAGAACCAGGATCATATGCACTAAGAGATGTTACTAAAAAACTCTCCATGCTGGAGGAGGGAAAACCACGGGGGTTTTATGTAACGGAGGACTGGGACTTATTACATATATTTTTTTCAAGCTCGCCTGGCGTCGGCGATCTTCTGATCGGTCTTATTCTAGTATTTGCGCTGGCACCCTTGTTCTCTGGTGAGGAAAACTATAGAATGGATGCACTTATTCTATCTAGTAGATACGGAAGATTGAAGATTGTTGCGGCAAAACTATTAGCTGGATTTATAGTTACGTTTAGCTGGGTTACTCTTTTTTACGGAATTTGCACATTGCTGGCCTGTTTACCGTTCGGCTTCGTGGGCTGGAATGCCCCGCTGAATAGTTACTTTTATTTTGATGAGACTCCATATGCCTTAACCCAGCTGCAGGGATTTGCCCTGAAATATGCTGTAACCTTGCTGGCTGCATGTGGTCTATTGTTATTGACGGCGCTGATATCCGCTTTGTGTCGGAGTAGCTTAAGCAGTCTTGGACTGGCAGCATTCGTAGTTATTCTTCCCCTTTTCTCTTTGCCTGGAATGTTGGGCAAAATAATCTCTTTTTTACCGTCAGGTGTAATGGTTAGCAGATCCTTAATCGAAAAATATGTATCCTATAACATTTTTGGCATCCCTATATTACATCTACCCTTGTCAATCCTTTCGGTGATAATCATAGGTATACTTGCTATAATGCTTATCCCCAAAGCTTTCGAACGTCGATTAAAGATCTAA